A genomic stretch from Kribbella jejuensis includes:
- a CDS encoding HAMP domain-containing sensor histidine kinase — translation MLGRVTLRGRVMLAYGLLAFGLSAVLAMVTWGVVSQYLTEQREQSAKFVTEDNAAALRFGLYGPPKPCQPAREHVECPTPTLQDGVTPMEVLNSLPSTDAAASMLYLDNHWYALTGQPSDLPPDMIQAAVAGTASQRRIQVGGQPVLAVAVPMGIKGDAFFEWHPLGALDETLRTLKYTLIAAAVATTLIGLAVGRLASTVALRPLAELAGVADAVARGKLDARLPAENDKDLGGLARSFNQTAADLERRVAADARFAGDVSHELRTPLMTMLNSMQLIQNHRDELPDAVREPVELLGDDLDRFRRLVIDLLEISRDDGGDRGSREIVRIADLVRAAADAAAGREVTEVEHEAEGLTLQADKRRLERVVANLVENAEDHAGGCKGVGVRTGGLGVVITVDDAGPGIAVEDRARIFERFGRGETSGRGRGVGLGLAIVARHVQWHHGTIHVTERPGGGARFVIELPAKTS, via the coding sequence TTGCTGGGACGAGTCACCCTCCGCGGCCGGGTGATGCTGGCCTACGGACTGCTGGCCTTCGGTCTGTCCGCCGTACTGGCGATGGTCACCTGGGGCGTGGTCTCGCAGTACCTGACCGAACAGCGCGAGCAGTCCGCGAAGTTCGTCACCGAGGACAACGCGGCGGCGCTCCGTTTCGGGCTGTACGGCCCGCCGAAACCGTGCCAGCCGGCCCGCGAACACGTGGAGTGCCCGACGCCGACGCTGCAGGACGGCGTCACCCCGATGGAGGTCTTGAACAGCCTGCCGTCCACTGACGCCGCGGCGTCGATGCTCTACCTCGACAACCACTGGTACGCGCTGACCGGGCAGCCGTCCGACCTGCCGCCGGACATGATCCAGGCTGCGGTCGCGGGGACGGCCTCGCAGCGCCGGATCCAGGTCGGCGGGCAACCGGTGCTGGCGGTCGCCGTACCTATGGGGATCAAGGGCGACGCGTTCTTCGAATGGCATCCGCTGGGCGCGCTGGACGAGACGCTGCGGACACTGAAGTACACGCTGATCGCGGCGGCGGTCGCGACCACGCTGATCGGCCTCGCGGTCGGCCGGCTGGCCAGTACGGTCGCACTCCGGCCGCTGGCCGAACTGGCCGGGGTCGCGGACGCGGTGGCCCGCGGCAAGCTCGACGCCCGGCTGCCGGCCGAGAACGACAAGGACCTCGGCGGCCTGGCCCGGTCGTTCAACCAGACCGCGGCGGACCTGGAACGCCGGGTCGCCGCGGACGCCCGGTTCGCCGGTGACGTCAGCCACGAACTGCGGACGCCGTTGATGACGATGCTGAACTCGATGCAGCTGATCCAGAACCACCGCGACGAACTGCCGGACGCGGTCCGCGAGCCGGTCGAGCTGCTCGGCGACGACCTGGACCGGTTCCGGCGGCTGGTGATCGACCTGCTGGAGATCTCCCGCGACGACGGCGGCGACCGGGGCAGCCGGGAGATCGTCCGGATCGCCGACCTGGTCCGCGCCGCGGCCGACGCTGCCGCCGGCCGCGAGGTCACCGAGGTCGAGCACGAGGCCGAGGGCCTCACACTGCAGGCGGACAAGCGACGGCTTGAGCGCGTGGTCGCGAACCTGGTCGAGAACGCCGAGGACCACGCGGGCGGTTGCAAGGGCGTCGGGGTCCGGACCGGCGGCCTCGGTGTGGTGATCACCGTCGACGACGCCGGTCCCGGGATCGCGGTCGAGGACCGGGCCCGGATCTTCGAACGCTTCGGCCGTGGTGAGACCTCCGGCCGCGGCCGCGGGGTCGGGCTCGGGCTGGCGATCGTCGCCCGGCACGTCCAGTGGCACCACGGCACCATCCACGTGACCGAGCGCCCCGGCGGCGGCGCGCGGTTCGTGATCGAGCTGCCCGCGAAAACCAGCTGA
- a CDS encoding ABC-F family ATP-binding cassette domain-containing protein, with product MITVRGVDIRVAAQLLLADLSFTVGPGDRVGLVGRNGAGKTTLLKTLAGEARPAAGQITVTGSIGYLPQDPRAADPAVTVTDRILSARGLDDAVRRLRAAETAMSTATGSAQERAMAAYTRAEAAFQAGGGYAAEAEAARLAAGVGLPNRCLEQPIGELSGGQRRRVELARILFAQHDTLLLDEPTNHLDADSVLWLRQFLLSYPGGLIVISHDRELLKATVNRVFHLDPQRLTIDVHNTGWTKYQEQLQLDERRRQRERAVAERKAAVLHAQAAKMQAGATTAVAARNMARRADKLLSDLEPVRRASRVAKIRLPAPAPSGRTPLSAVGLKKSYGALQVLNGVDLAVDRGSRVVILGLNGAGKTTLLRLLAGREQPDAGRVVPGHGLRLGYFAQEHDTLDLAGTVRQNLAAVAPGLTDGEVRNVLGSFLFSGDDVDKPAGVLSGGEKTRLALAGLVHSSANVLLLDEPTNNLDPASRDEVLGAVGSYPGAIVMVTHDEGAIESLRPDRVLILPDATEDLWSDDYLDLVSLA from the coding sequence ATGATCACCGTTCGCGGTGTTGATATTCGCGTCGCCGCCCAGCTGCTGCTGGCCGACCTCTCGTTCACCGTCGGTCCGGGCGACCGCGTCGGGCTCGTCGGCCGCAACGGCGCCGGCAAGACCACGCTGCTGAAGACCCTGGCCGGTGAGGCCCGGCCGGCGGCCGGGCAGATCACCGTCACCGGCTCGATCGGCTACCTGCCGCAGGATCCCCGCGCGGCGGATCCCGCGGTCACAGTCACCGACCGGATCCTGTCCGCCCGCGGCCTCGACGACGCGGTACGGCGGTTGCGCGCGGCCGAGACCGCCATGAGTACGGCCACGGGTTCGGCGCAGGAGCGCGCAATGGCGGCGTACACCCGTGCCGAGGCGGCGTTTCAGGCAGGCGGCGGGTACGCGGCCGAGGCGGAGGCGGCCAGGCTCGCGGCAGGCGTGGGCCTGCCCAATCGTTGCCTGGAGCAGCCGATCGGGGAGCTGTCCGGCGGGCAGCGTCGCCGGGTCGAACTGGCCCGGATCCTGTTCGCGCAGCACGACACGCTGCTGCTCGACGAGCCGACCAACCACCTGGACGCCGACTCGGTGCTCTGGCTGCGGCAGTTCCTGCTGTCCTACCCCGGCGGCCTGATCGTGATCAGCCACGACCGGGAGTTGCTCAAGGCAACGGTCAACCGGGTGTTCCACCTCGACCCGCAGCGGTTGACGATCGACGTCCACAACACCGGCTGGACGAAGTACCAGGAGCAGCTGCAGCTGGACGAGCGCCGCCGACAGCGCGAGCGTGCGGTCGCCGAACGCAAGGCCGCGGTGCTGCACGCCCAGGCGGCGAAGATGCAGGCAGGCGCGACCACCGCTGTCGCGGCCCGGAACATGGCCCGGCGCGCGGACAAGTTGCTGTCCGACCTCGAGCCGGTCCGCCGGGCGTCCCGGGTCGCGAAGATCCGGCTCCCGGCACCGGCGCCGTCCGGTCGTACGCCGCTGTCCGCGGTCGGGCTGAAGAAGTCGTACGGCGCCCTGCAGGTGCTGAACGGCGTCGATCTGGCCGTCGATCGCGGCAGCCGGGTCGTCATCCTCGGGCTGAACGGTGCCGGCAAGACCACGCTGCTCCGGCTGCTCGCGGGGCGCGAACAGCCCGACGCCGGGCGCGTCGTACCCGGCCACGGTCTGCGGCTCGGGTACTTCGCCCAGGAACACGACACGCTCGACCTGGCCGGGACGGTTCGGCAGAACCTGGCTGCGGTCGCGCCCGGTCTGACCGACGGCGAGGTGCGGAACGTCCTCGGGTCGTTCCTGTTCAGCGGCGACGACGTGGACAAGCCTGCCGGTGTCCTGTCCGGCGGCGAGAAGACCCGCCTGGCACTGGCCGGACTGGTCCATTCCAGCGCGAACGTGCTGTTGCTGGACGAGCCGACCAACAACCTGGACCCGGCATCGCGGGACGAGGTGCTCGGGGCGGTCGGCAGCTACCCCGGCGCGATCGTGATGGTCACCCACGACGAGGGTGCGATCGAGTCGCTCCGTCCGGACCGGGTGCTGATCCTGCCCGACGCCACCGAGGACCTCTGGTCCGACGACTACCTGGACCTGGTCTCACTGGCCTGA